In Terriglobia bacterium, one genomic interval encodes:
- a CDS encoding response regulator transcription factor has product MRILVAEDDQPLAEFLKDRLQQEHFTVEVVSDGLEARRRAEEQLFDLLILDLGLPGESGLGVLRHIRERKPDLPVLIVTGDSPVDARVRGLDAGADDYLGKPFSFAELAARVRALLRRSSRPLSVHLQVEDLELDRVERKVQRGGRPIELTPKEFALLECLMQHSGQPVNRTSIVEQVWGLKGEAPTNVVDVYINYVRGKVDEGFPRPLIRTVRGVGYQIGGGR; this is encoded by the coding sequence ATGCGAATCCTTGTTGCGGAAGATGATCAGCCGCTAGCGGAATTTCTAAAGGATCGCCTCCAGCAGGAACATTTCACGGTGGAGGTCGTATCCGACGGTCTCGAAGCGCGGCGCCGCGCCGAAGAGCAGCTCTTCGATCTGCTCATTTTGGATTTGGGGTTGCCCGGGGAAAGCGGCCTCGGCGTCCTCCGGCACATCCGCGAACGCAAGCCTGATCTGCCCGTGCTCATCGTGACCGGCGATTCGCCCGTGGACGCGCGGGTGCGCGGGCTCGATGCCGGCGCGGACGACTATCTGGGCAAGCCCTTTTCCTTCGCAGAGCTGGCGGCGCGCGTCCGCGCGCTGCTGCGCCGCAGCAGCCGCCCGCTTTCCGTTCATCTGCAGGTGGAGGATCTCGAACTGGACCGCGTGGAGCGCAAGGTGCAGCGCGGCGGGCGGCCCATCGAGCTCACCCCCAAGGAATTCGCACTGCTGGAGTGCCTGATGCAGCACTCCGGGCAGCCGGTGAACCGCACCTCGATCGTGGAGCAGGTCTGGGGTTTAAAGGGCGAAGCACCCACCAACGTTGTGGACGTGTACATTAACTACGTTCGCGGCAAGGTGGACGAAGGCTTTCCCCGACCGCTTATCCGCACTGTGCGGGGTGTAGGTTATCAGATTGGCGGGGGCAGGTAG
- the cofG gene encoding 7,8-didemethyl-8-hydroxy-5-deazariboflavin synthase CofG: protein MNTGLQNGAQPGAKPADQQTLDAALARACEGRGLAREAALFLYTQAPTEELLRAASQVRARRKGRIVTFSKKVFLPLTTLCRDYCSYCTFRKDPGEPGAHFMTPEEVLSAAEAAREAGCKEALFSLGDQPERIFPEAREFLRGQGFARTLDYLAAMCELVLEETGLLPHANPGVMDRAALERLRASNASVGLMLENVSPRLVRDGGPHAEAPDKVPAVRLRTIEEAGRLSMAFTTGILIGIGETPEERVNSLLAIRALHERYGHIQEVIVQNFRAKPDIPMAGHPDPTLEEMLRTVAIARLVLGEEMNLQAPPNLSYGDFPRLLDAGINDWGGISPVTRDFINPEAAWPQIARLHQESAARGFTLRERLALYPEYLARPEFLAPAVRERALRLTDGEGYAREDAVALRGGTPVVQGKA, encoded by the coding sequence ATGAATACGGGTCTGCAAAACGGAGCGCAGCCGGGCGCCAAGCCGGCGGATCAGCAAACACTGGATGCCGCCCTGGCGCGCGCCTGCGAAGGCCGCGGACTGGCGCGCGAGGCGGCGCTGTTTCTCTACACGCAGGCGCCCACGGAAGAGCTGCTGCGCGCGGCGTCCCAGGTGCGCGCGCGGCGCAAGGGCCGCATCGTCACCTTTTCGAAAAAGGTGTTCCTTCCGCTGACCACGCTTTGCCGCGATTACTGCAGCTACTGCACCTTCCGCAAAGATCCCGGCGAGCCCGGTGCGCACTTCATGACCCCGGAGGAAGTCCTGTCCGCGGCGGAGGCCGCGCGGGAGGCCGGCTGCAAGGAGGCGCTCTTCAGCCTGGGCGACCAGCCGGAGCGCATCTTTCCCGAGGCGCGCGAGTTTCTGCGCGGGCAGGGCTTTGCGCGCACGCTCGATTACCTTGCGGCGATGTGCGAGCTGGTGCTGGAGGAAACCGGCCTGTTGCCGCACGCCAATCCCGGGGTGATGGACCGCGCGGCGCTGGAGCGCCTGCGCGCATCGAACGCCAGCGTCGGCCTGATGCTGGAAAACGTCAGTCCGCGGCTAGTGCGCGACGGCGGCCCGCACGCGGAGGCCCCGGACAAGGTTCCCGCGGTACGGCTGCGCACGATCGAAGAGGCGGGGCGGCTCTCCATGGCCTTTACCACGGGGATTCTCATCGGCATCGGCGAGACGCCGGAAGAGCGCGTGAATTCGCTGCTGGCGATCCGCGCGCTGCACGAGCGCTACGGCCACATCCAGGAAGTGATCGTGCAGAATTTTCGCGCCAAGCCCGATATTCCCATGGCCGGGCACCCCGATCCCACGCTTGAGGAGATGCTGCGCACGGTAGCCATCGCGCGCCTGGTGCTCGGCGAGGAGATGAACCTGCAGGCGCCGCCCAACCTCAGCTACGGCGATTTTCCGCGCTTGCTCGATGCCGGGATCAACGACTGGGGCGGCATTTCGCCGGTGACGCGCGACTTCATCAATCCCGAAGCGGCCTGGCCGCAGATCGCGCGCCTGCACCAGGAGAGCGCGGCGCGCGGCTTCACACTGCGCGAGCGCCTGGCGCTCTATCCCGAGTATCTGGCGCGCCCGGAGTTTCTCGCGCCAGCCGTGCGCGAGCGCGCGCTGCGCCTTACAGATGGCGAGGGCTACGCGCGCGAAGACGCCGTGGCCCTGCGGGGTGGCACGCCCGTAGTACAGGGGAAGGCATGA
- the cofE gene encoding coenzyme F420-0:L-glutamate ligase, with amino-acid sequence MRAPIKPVAAGLRPKDTVQLLALPGMPEIRKGDDLASAIAGAARKQGLAFEDGDVLVVAQKIVSKAEGCIVALAQVRPSAAARALGKTLHSDPRFVEVVLSETRRIVRESPHALIVETHHGFVCANAGVDRSNVPGRNVVSLLPRDPDASAKRLAAALRKRTKKRVAVIISDTFGRAWRLGLVNVAIGAAGLPVLRDLRGERDRTGKRLHATILAVADELAAAAGLLMGKAEGVPAVVIRGYPFAPASEPAAKIIRPAREDLFR; translated from the coding sequence ATGCGCGCACCCATCAAACCTGTTGCCGCCGGTCTCCGGCCGAAAGACACCGTGCAGCTCCTTGCTTTGCCGGGGATGCCCGAGATCCGCAAGGGCGATGATCTGGCCAGCGCGATCGCCGGCGCCGCCCGGAAACAAGGACTGGCGTTCGAAGACGGCGACGTTTTGGTCGTGGCGCAGAAGATCGTTTCCAAGGCCGAGGGGTGCATCGTGGCGCTGGCGCAGGTGCGGCCGTCCGCGGCGGCGCGCGCGCTGGGCAAGACGCTGCACAGCGATCCGCGGTTTGTCGAGGTGGTGCTGAGCGAGACGCGGCGCATCGTGCGCGAAAGCCCGCATGCGCTGATTGTGGAGACGCACCACGGCTTCGTCTGCGCCAATGCCGGGGTGGACCGTTCCAACGTGCCGGGGCGCAATGTGGTGTCCCTGCTGCCGCGGGACCCGGACGCTTCGGCAAAGCGGCTGGCCGCGGCCCTGCGCAAGCGCACCAAGAAACGCGTCGCGGTGATCATTAGCGACACCTTTGGCCGCGCCTGGCGGTTAGGCCTGGTGAACGTGGCTATCGGCGCCGCGGGGCTCCCGGTGCTGCGCGACCTGCGCGGGGAGCGGGACCGCACCGGCAAGCGCCTGCATGCTACGATTCTGGCGGTGGCCGATGAACTGGCCGCCGCGGCCGGGCTGCTGATGGGCAAGGCCGAGGGCGTGCCGGCGGTGGTCATCCGCGGATATCCGTTTGCGCCGGCGTCGGAGCCCGCGGCGAAGATCATCCGCCCGGCGCGCGAGGACCTCTTCCGCTGA
- the ggt gene encoding gamma-glutamyltransferase has translation MRNSRRLIVFLCLAAGMAVIPMAKGQDREQGRSMVISRDGIVAAESPLAAQAGARMLERGGNAADAAIAANAMMGVVAPMMNGIGGDLFVIYYEAKSGKLYGLNASGWAPKGLSIEFLRQQGFTEMPQFGVQAITVPGVVDGWQKLAERFGRKKLGEDLGPAVRTAQEGFPVTELTAGFWGESIELLQKNEAAAATYLMQGRAPRIGEVFRNPDLAWSLQQIGEQGRDAFYKGAIAKKILAMMKSHGGTMTAEDLAEYSSEWVEPIATTYRGWTVYELPPNGQGLAALEMLNIMETFPLGEYGFGSAKALHAMIEAKKLAYADLARYIGEPRGQKLPVGTLLSKEWAAERAKRIDAEHANCNVGAGEIRGGSETTYLSVVDREGNMVSLIQSNYEHFGSGMVAPGTGFALQDRGALFNLEAGTPNALAGRKRPLHTIIPAFAEKGETRIAFGIMGGWNQSQAHAQFVANVVDFKMNIQAALEAPRFSKHTFAGCDVAMENRIAEKERTALAAKGHQIELRGAFAGSVVGGGQAVLRDFAAGVNYGASDPRKDGAAVAELPAE, from the coding sequence ATGCGTAACTCTCGCAGGCTGATTGTTTTTCTGTGCTTGGCGGCGGGGATGGCGGTGATACCGATGGCGAAAGGGCAGGACCGGGAGCAGGGGCGGTCGATGGTGATCTCGCGCGACGGGATCGTGGCGGCGGAATCGCCGCTGGCGGCGCAGGCCGGGGCGCGGATGCTGGAGCGCGGGGGGAACGCGGCGGATGCGGCGATCGCGGCGAACGCCATGATGGGCGTGGTGGCGCCGATGATGAACGGGATCGGCGGGGATCTGTTCGTCATTTACTATGAGGCGAAGAGCGGGAAGCTCTATGGATTGAACGCCAGCGGGTGGGCGCCGAAGGGGCTGAGCATCGAATTTCTGCGCCAGCAGGGATTTACGGAGATGCCGCAGTTCGGGGTGCAGGCGATCACGGTGCCGGGCGTGGTGGATGGCTGGCAGAAACTGGCGGAGCGGTTTGGGCGGAAGAAGCTGGGGGAGGACCTGGGGCCGGCGGTGCGCACGGCGCAGGAGGGTTTCCCGGTGACGGAGCTGACTGCCGGCTTCTGGGGTGAGTCTATTGAACTTCTGCAGAAGAACGAAGCCGCCGCGGCCACCTATCTGATGCAGGGGCGCGCGCCGCGCATCGGCGAAGTATTCCGCAATCCGGATCTGGCGTGGTCGCTGCAGCAGATTGGGGAGCAGGGGCGCGACGCATTCTACAAGGGAGCGATTGCGAAAAAAATTCTGGCGATGATGAAGAGCCACGGCGGGACGATGACCGCCGAGGACCTGGCGGAGTATTCGAGCGAATGGGTGGAGCCGATCGCCACGACGTACCGCGGGTGGACGGTGTACGAGCTTCCGCCGAACGGGCAGGGGCTGGCGGCGCTGGAGATGCTCAACATTATGGAGACGTTTCCGCTAGGGGAGTACGGGTTCGGCTCGGCGAAGGCGCTGCACGCGATGATCGAGGCGAAGAAGCTGGCATACGCGGATCTGGCGCGGTACATCGGGGAGCCGCGGGGACAGAAGCTGCCGGTGGGGACACTGCTGTCGAAGGAGTGGGCGGCGGAGCGGGCGAAACGGATCGATGCGGAGCACGCCAATTGTAATGTGGGGGCGGGAGAGATTCGCGGGGGAAGCGAGACGACGTACCTGAGCGTGGTGGACCGCGAGGGGAACATGGTGTCGCTGATCCAGAGCAACTATGAACATTTCGGATCGGGGATGGTGGCGCCGGGGACGGGATTTGCGCTGCAAGACCGCGGGGCGCTGTTCAACCTGGAGGCGGGGACGCCCAATGCGCTGGCGGGGCGGAAGCGGCCGCTGCACACGATCATTCCGGCGTTCGCGGAAAAAGGCGAGACGCGGATCGCGTTCGGGATCATGGGCGGGTGGAACCAATCGCAAGCGCACGCGCAGTTCGTGGCCAACGTGGTGGATTTCAAGATGAACATACAGGCGGCGCTGGAAGCGCCGAGATTCAGCAAGCACACCTTCGCGGGCTGCGATGTGGCGATGGAGAACCGCATTGCGGAGAAGGAGCGGACGGCGCTGGCGGCCAAGGGGCACCAGATCGAACTGCGCGGAGCGTTTGCCGGGAGCGTGGTGGGGGGAGGACAGGCGGTGCTGCGGGATTTTGCGGCGGGGGTGAACTATGGGGCGTCGGACCCACGCAAGGATGGAGCTGCGGTGGCGGAGCTTCCTGCGGAGTAG